A single region of the Marmota flaviventris isolate mMarFla1 chromosome 10, mMarFla1.hap1, whole genome shotgun sequence genome encodes:
- the Emc1 gene encoding ER membrane protein complex subunit 1 isoform X2 — MAATLASRCWLWAALLIPAAAVYEDQVGKFDWRQQYVGKLKFASLEFSPGSKKLVVATEKNVIAALNSRTGEILWRHVDKGTAEGAVDAMLLHGQDAITVSNGGRIMRSWETNIGGLNWEITLDSGSFQALGLVGLQDSVRYVAVLKRTTLALHHLSSGHLKWVEQLPESDSIHYQMVYSYGSGVVWALGIVPFSHVNIVKFNVEDGEIVQQVRVSTPWLHCLTGACGLVDEAVLVCPDPGSRSLHTLALETEWELRQIPLQSLDLEFGSGFQPRVLPTQPTPVDPSRAQFFLQLSPNHYALLHYHHGALSLLKNFPQTALVSFGTTGEKTVAAVMTCRNEVKPSNSEDGSMGSFSEKSSAQDSLACFNQTYTINLYLVETGRRLLDTAISFSLEQNDTRPERLYIQVFLKKDDSVGYRALVQTQDHLLLFLQQLAGKVVLWTREESLAEVVCLEMVDLPLTGAQAELEGEFGKKADGLLGMFLKRLSSQLILLQAWTSHLWKMFYDARKPRSQIKNEINIDTLARDEFNLQKMMVMVTASGKLFGIESSSGTILWKQYLPSVKPDSSFKLMVQRTTAHFPHPPQCTLLVKDKETGMSSLYVFNPIFGKWSQVAPPVLKRPILQSLLLPVMDQDYAKVLLLIDDEYKVTAFPATRNVLRQLHELAPSIFFYLVDAEQGRLSGYRLRKDLTTELSWELTIPPEVQRIVKVKGKRSSEHVHSQGRVMGDRSVLYKSLNPNLLAVVTESMDVHHERTFIGIFLIDGVTGRIIHSSVQKKAKGPVHIVHSENWVVYQYWNTKARRNELTALELYEGTEQYNATAFSSLDRPQLPQVLQQSYIFPSSISAMEATITERGITSRHLLIGLPSGAILSLPKALLDPRRPEIPTEQSREENLIPYSPDVQIHAERFINYNQTVSRMRGIYTAPSGLESTCLVVAYGLDIYQTRVYPSKQFDVLKDDYDYVLISSVLFGLVFATMITKRLAQVKLLNRAWR, encoded by the exons GAGACAGCAGTATGTTGGGAAGCTCAAGTTTGCCTCCTTGGAATTTTCCCCTGGATCCAAGAAGTTGGTTGTGGCCACGGAGAAGAATGTGATTGCAGCTCTAAATTCCCGAACTGGGGAAATCT TGTGGCGCCACGTGGACAAGGGCACAGCAGAGGGGGCTGTGGACGCCATGCTGCTCCATGGACAGG ATGCAATCACTGTGTCCAATGGAGGCCGCATCATGCGTTCCTGGGAGACTAACATTGGGGGCCTGAACTGGGAGATAACCTTGGACAGTGGCAG TTTCCAGGCACTTGGGCTGGTGGGCCTGCAGGACTCTGTGAGGTATGTTGCAGTCCTGAAGAGGACGACTCTTGCCCTCCATCACCTCTCCAGTGGGCATCTGAAGTGGGTAGAACAACTCCCAGAAAG TGACAGCATCCACTACCAGATGGTGTATTCCTACGGCTCTGGGGTGGTGTGGGCCCTCGGCATCGTTCCCTTTAGCCACGTGAACATTGTCAAGTTTAACGTGGAAGATGGAGAGATTGTTCAGCAG GTCAGGGTTTCGACTCCATGGCTGCACTGTCTTACCGGAGCCTGTGGCCTGGTGGATGAGGCTGTGCTGGTGTGCCCTGACCCAGGCTCACGATCCCTCCACACTTTGGCCCTGGAGACAGAGTGGGAACTGCGGCAGATCCCACTGCAG TCTCTTGACTTAGAATTTGGAAGTGGATTCCAACCCCGGGTCCTGCCAACACAGCCCACCCCAGTGGATCCTTCTCGGGCCCAGTTCTTCCTACAGTTGTCCCCAAATCACTATGCTCTGCTGCACTACCACCACGGGGCTCTGAGTCTGCTCAAGAACTTCCCCCAG ACTGCCCTGGTGAGCTTTGGCACCACTGGGGAGAAGACCGTGGCTGCAGTCATGACCTGTCGAAACGAAGTG AAACCTAGCAATTCTGAAGATGGGTCAATGGGGAGCTTTTCGGAGAAGTCTAGTgcacag GACTCGCTGGCTTGCTTCAACCAGACCTACACCATTAACCTCTACTTAGTAGAGACAGGTCGGCGACTGCTGGACACTGCAATTTCATTTAGCCTGGAACAGAATGATACTCGGCCAGAGCGG CTGTACATCCAGGTGTTCTTGAAGAAGGATGACTCAGTTGGCTACCGGGCCTTGGTACAGACGCAGGATCACCTGCTCCTTTTTCTGCAGCAGCTGG CAGGGAAGGTGGTGTTGTGGACCCGGGAAGagtccctggcagaagtggtgtGCCTGGAAATGGTGGACCTCCCCCTGACTGGGGCGCAGGCTGAGCTGGAAGGAGAATTTGGCAAGAAGGCAG ATGGCTTGCTGGGGATGTTCCTGAAACGCCTCTCGTCTCAGCTCATCCTGCTGCAGGCGTGGACTTCACACCTCTGGAAAATGTTCTACGATGCTCGGAAGCCCCGAAGTCAGATTAAGAACGAGATCAACATCGACACCTTGGCCAGAGATGAGTTCAACTTGCAgaagatgatggtgatggtgacagcCTCAGGCAAG CTTTTTGGCATTGAGAGCAGCTCTGGCACCATCCTGTGGAAACAGTATCTACCCAGTGTCAAGCCAGACTCCTCCTTTAAACTGATGGTCCAGAGAACGACTGCTCACTTCCCCCACCCGCCCCAGTGCACCCTCCTGGTGAAGGACAAG GAAACAGGAATGAGTTCTCTGTACGTCTTTAATCCCATTTTTGGGAAGTGGAGTCAGGTGGCTCCCCCCGTGCTAAAGCGGCCCATCTTGCAGTCCTTGCTTCTCCCGGTCATGGATCAAGACTATGCCAAGGTGCTGCTGTTGATAGATGATGAGTACAAG GTCACAGCTTTCCCAGCCACACGGAATGTCTTGAGACAGCTACATGAGCTTGCCCCTTCCATCTTCTTCTATTTGGTGGATGCAGAGCAGGGACGGCTGAGTGGATACCGGCTTCGAAAG GATCTCACCACTGAACTGAGTTGGGAGCTGACCATTCCCCCAGAAGTACAGCGGATTGTCAAGGTGAAGGGGAAACGCAGCAGTGAGCATGTCCATTCCCAGGGCCGGGTGATGGGGGACCGCAGTGTGCTCTACAAG AGCCTGAATCCCAACCTGCTGGCCGTGGTGACCGAGAGCATGGATGTCCACCATGAACGCACCTTCATTGGCATCTTCCTCATTGATGGTGTCACTGGGCGTATCATCCACTCATCTGTGCAGAAGAAAGCCAAGGGCCCTGTCCATATTGTGCATTCAGAGAATTGGGTGGTG TACCAGTACTGGAACACCAAGGCGCGGCGCAACGAGCTTACTGCACTGGAGCTCTACGAGGGTACCGAGCAGTACAATGCCACCGCCTTCAGCTCCCTGGACCGTCCCCAGCTGCCCCAGGTCCTCCAGCAATCCTACATCTTCCCCTCCTCCATCAGTGCCATGGAAGCCACCATCACTGAGCGGGGCATCACCAGCCGACACCTGCTCA TTGGGCTCCCTTCTGGAGCAATTCTTTCCCTCCCCAAGGCCCTGCTGGATCCCCGGCGTCCTGAGATCCCAACGGAACAAAGCAG AGAGGAGAACCTAATCCCGTATTCTCCAGACGTACAGATACATGCAGAGCGGTTCATCAACTACAACCAGACGGTCTCCCGGATGCGAGGCATCTACACAGCTCCTTCAGGCCTGGAGTCCACTTGTTTG GTTGTGGCCTATGGTTTGGACATTTACCAAACTCGAGTCTACCCATCCAAACAGTTTGATGTCCTGAAGGATGACTATGACTATGTGTTAATCAGCAGTGTCCTCTTTGGCCTTGTTTTTGCCACCATGATCACTAAGAGACTGGCACAGGTGAAACTCCTGAATCGAGCCTGGCGGTAA
- the Emc1 gene encoding ER membrane protein complex subunit 1 isoform X1 — MAATLASRCWLWAALLIPAAAVYEDQVGKFDWRQQYVGKLKFASLEFSPGSKKLVVATEKNVIAALNSRTGEILWRHVDKGTAEGAVDAMLLHGQDAITVSNGGRIMRSWETNIGGLNWEITLDSGSFQALGLVGLQDSVRYVAVLKRTTLALHHLSSGHLKWVEQLPESDSIHYQMVYSYGSGVVWALGIVPFSHVNIVKFNVEDGEIVQQVRVSTPWLHCLTGACGLVDEAVLVCPDPGSRSLHTLALETEWELRQIPLQSLDLEFGSGFQPRVLPTQPTPVDPSRAQFFLQLSPNHYALLHYHHGALSLLKNFPQTALVSFGTTGEKTVAAVMTCRNEVQKPSNSEDGSMGSFSEKSSAQDSLACFNQTYTINLYLVETGRRLLDTAISFSLEQNDTRPERLYIQVFLKKDDSVGYRALVQTQDHLLLFLQQLAGKVVLWTREESLAEVVCLEMVDLPLTGAQAELEGEFGKKADGLLGMFLKRLSSQLILLQAWTSHLWKMFYDARKPRSQIKNEINIDTLARDEFNLQKMMVMVTASGKLFGIESSSGTILWKQYLPSVKPDSSFKLMVQRTTAHFPHPPQCTLLVKDKETGMSSLYVFNPIFGKWSQVAPPVLKRPILQSLLLPVMDQDYAKVLLLIDDEYKVTAFPATRNVLRQLHELAPSIFFYLVDAEQGRLSGYRLRKDLTTELSWELTIPPEVQRIVKVKGKRSSEHVHSQGRVMGDRSVLYKSLNPNLLAVVTESMDVHHERTFIGIFLIDGVTGRIIHSSVQKKAKGPVHIVHSENWVVYQYWNTKARRNELTALELYEGTEQYNATAFSSLDRPQLPQVLQQSYIFPSSISAMEATITERGITSRHLLIGLPSGAILSLPKALLDPRRPEIPTEQSREENLIPYSPDVQIHAERFINYNQTVSRMRGIYTAPSGLESTCLVVAYGLDIYQTRVYPSKQFDVLKDDYDYVLISSVLFGLVFATMITKRLAQVKLLNRAWR, encoded by the exons GAGACAGCAGTATGTTGGGAAGCTCAAGTTTGCCTCCTTGGAATTTTCCCCTGGATCCAAGAAGTTGGTTGTGGCCACGGAGAAGAATGTGATTGCAGCTCTAAATTCCCGAACTGGGGAAATCT TGTGGCGCCACGTGGACAAGGGCACAGCAGAGGGGGCTGTGGACGCCATGCTGCTCCATGGACAGG ATGCAATCACTGTGTCCAATGGAGGCCGCATCATGCGTTCCTGGGAGACTAACATTGGGGGCCTGAACTGGGAGATAACCTTGGACAGTGGCAG TTTCCAGGCACTTGGGCTGGTGGGCCTGCAGGACTCTGTGAGGTATGTTGCAGTCCTGAAGAGGACGACTCTTGCCCTCCATCACCTCTCCAGTGGGCATCTGAAGTGGGTAGAACAACTCCCAGAAAG TGACAGCATCCACTACCAGATGGTGTATTCCTACGGCTCTGGGGTGGTGTGGGCCCTCGGCATCGTTCCCTTTAGCCACGTGAACATTGTCAAGTTTAACGTGGAAGATGGAGAGATTGTTCAGCAG GTCAGGGTTTCGACTCCATGGCTGCACTGTCTTACCGGAGCCTGTGGCCTGGTGGATGAGGCTGTGCTGGTGTGCCCTGACCCAGGCTCACGATCCCTCCACACTTTGGCCCTGGAGACAGAGTGGGAACTGCGGCAGATCCCACTGCAG TCTCTTGACTTAGAATTTGGAAGTGGATTCCAACCCCGGGTCCTGCCAACACAGCCCACCCCAGTGGATCCTTCTCGGGCCCAGTTCTTCCTACAGTTGTCCCCAAATCACTATGCTCTGCTGCACTACCACCACGGGGCTCTGAGTCTGCTCAAGAACTTCCCCCAG ACTGCCCTGGTGAGCTTTGGCACCACTGGGGAGAAGACCGTGGCTGCAGTCATGACCTGTCGAAACGAAGTG cAGAAACCTAGCAATTCTGAAGATGGGTCAATGGGGAGCTTTTCGGAGAAGTCTAGTgcacag GACTCGCTGGCTTGCTTCAACCAGACCTACACCATTAACCTCTACTTAGTAGAGACAGGTCGGCGACTGCTGGACACTGCAATTTCATTTAGCCTGGAACAGAATGATACTCGGCCAGAGCGG CTGTACATCCAGGTGTTCTTGAAGAAGGATGACTCAGTTGGCTACCGGGCCTTGGTACAGACGCAGGATCACCTGCTCCTTTTTCTGCAGCAGCTGG CAGGGAAGGTGGTGTTGTGGACCCGGGAAGagtccctggcagaagtggtgtGCCTGGAAATGGTGGACCTCCCCCTGACTGGGGCGCAGGCTGAGCTGGAAGGAGAATTTGGCAAGAAGGCAG ATGGCTTGCTGGGGATGTTCCTGAAACGCCTCTCGTCTCAGCTCATCCTGCTGCAGGCGTGGACTTCACACCTCTGGAAAATGTTCTACGATGCTCGGAAGCCCCGAAGTCAGATTAAGAACGAGATCAACATCGACACCTTGGCCAGAGATGAGTTCAACTTGCAgaagatgatggtgatggtgacagcCTCAGGCAAG CTTTTTGGCATTGAGAGCAGCTCTGGCACCATCCTGTGGAAACAGTATCTACCCAGTGTCAAGCCAGACTCCTCCTTTAAACTGATGGTCCAGAGAACGACTGCTCACTTCCCCCACCCGCCCCAGTGCACCCTCCTGGTGAAGGACAAG GAAACAGGAATGAGTTCTCTGTACGTCTTTAATCCCATTTTTGGGAAGTGGAGTCAGGTGGCTCCCCCCGTGCTAAAGCGGCCCATCTTGCAGTCCTTGCTTCTCCCGGTCATGGATCAAGACTATGCCAAGGTGCTGCTGTTGATAGATGATGAGTACAAG GTCACAGCTTTCCCAGCCACACGGAATGTCTTGAGACAGCTACATGAGCTTGCCCCTTCCATCTTCTTCTATTTGGTGGATGCAGAGCAGGGACGGCTGAGTGGATACCGGCTTCGAAAG GATCTCACCACTGAACTGAGTTGGGAGCTGACCATTCCCCCAGAAGTACAGCGGATTGTCAAGGTGAAGGGGAAACGCAGCAGTGAGCATGTCCATTCCCAGGGCCGGGTGATGGGGGACCGCAGTGTGCTCTACAAG AGCCTGAATCCCAACCTGCTGGCCGTGGTGACCGAGAGCATGGATGTCCACCATGAACGCACCTTCATTGGCATCTTCCTCATTGATGGTGTCACTGGGCGTATCATCCACTCATCTGTGCAGAAGAAAGCCAAGGGCCCTGTCCATATTGTGCATTCAGAGAATTGGGTGGTG TACCAGTACTGGAACACCAAGGCGCGGCGCAACGAGCTTACTGCACTGGAGCTCTACGAGGGTACCGAGCAGTACAATGCCACCGCCTTCAGCTCCCTGGACCGTCCCCAGCTGCCCCAGGTCCTCCAGCAATCCTACATCTTCCCCTCCTCCATCAGTGCCATGGAAGCCACCATCACTGAGCGGGGCATCACCAGCCGACACCTGCTCA TTGGGCTCCCTTCTGGAGCAATTCTTTCCCTCCCCAAGGCCCTGCTGGATCCCCGGCGTCCTGAGATCCCAACGGAACAAAGCAG AGAGGAGAACCTAATCCCGTATTCTCCAGACGTACAGATACATGCAGAGCGGTTCATCAACTACAACCAGACGGTCTCCCGGATGCGAGGCATCTACACAGCTCCTTCAGGCCTGGAGTCCACTTGTTTG GTTGTGGCCTATGGTTTGGACATTTACCAAACTCGAGTCTACCCATCCAAACAGTTTGATGTCCTGAAGGATGACTATGACTATGTGTTAATCAGCAGTGTCCTCTTTGGCCTTGTTTTTGCCACCATGATCACTAAGAGACTGGCACAGGTGAAACTCCTGAATCGAGCCTGGCGGTAA
- the Emc1 gene encoding ER membrane protein complex subunit 1 isoform X3 encodes MAATLASRCWLWAALLIPAAAVYEDQVGKFDWRQQYVGKLKFASLEFSPGSKKLVVATEKNVIAALNSRTGEILWRHVDKGTAEGAVDAMLLHGQDAITVSNGGRIMRSWETNIGGLNWEITLDSGSFQALGLVGLQDSVRYVAVLKRTTLALHHLSSGHLKWVEQLPESDSIHYQMVYSYGSGVVWALGIVPFSHVNIVKFNVEDGEIVQQVRVSTPWLHCLTGACGLVDEAVLVCPDPGSRSLHTLALETEWELRQIPLQSLDLEFGSGFQPRVLPTQPTPVDPSRAQFFLQLSPNHYALLHYHHGALSLLKNFPQTALVSFGTTGEKTVAAVMTCRNEVDSLACFNQTYTINLYLVETGRRLLDTAISFSLEQNDTRPERLYIQVFLKKDDSVGYRALVQTQDHLLLFLQQLAGKVVLWTREESLAEVVCLEMVDLPLTGAQAELEGEFGKKADGLLGMFLKRLSSQLILLQAWTSHLWKMFYDARKPRSQIKNEINIDTLARDEFNLQKMMVMVTASGKLFGIESSSGTILWKQYLPSVKPDSSFKLMVQRTTAHFPHPPQCTLLVKDKETGMSSLYVFNPIFGKWSQVAPPVLKRPILQSLLLPVMDQDYAKVLLLIDDEYKVTAFPATRNVLRQLHELAPSIFFYLVDAEQGRLSGYRLRKDLTTELSWELTIPPEVQRIVKVKGKRSSEHVHSQGRVMGDRSVLYKSLNPNLLAVVTESMDVHHERTFIGIFLIDGVTGRIIHSSVQKKAKGPVHIVHSENWVVYQYWNTKARRNELTALELYEGTEQYNATAFSSLDRPQLPQVLQQSYIFPSSISAMEATITERGITSRHLLIGLPSGAILSLPKALLDPRRPEIPTEQSREENLIPYSPDVQIHAERFINYNQTVSRMRGIYTAPSGLESTCLVVAYGLDIYQTRVYPSKQFDVLKDDYDYVLISSVLFGLVFATMITKRLAQVKLLNRAWR; translated from the exons GAGACAGCAGTATGTTGGGAAGCTCAAGTTTGCCTCCTTGGAATTTTCCCCTGGATCCAAGAAGTTGGTTGTGGCCACGGAGAAGAATGTGATTGCAGCTCTAAATTCCCGAACTGGGGAAATCT TGTGGCGCCACGTGGACAAGGGCACAGCAGAGGGGGCTGTGGACGCCATGCTGCTCCATGGACAGG ATGCAATCACTGTGTCCAATGGAGGCCGCATCATGCGTTCCTGGGAGACTAACATTGGGGGCCTGAACTGGGAGATAACCTTGGACAGTGGCAG TTTCCAGGCACTTGGGCTGGTGGGCCTGCAGGACTCTGTGAGGTATGTTGCAGTCCTGAAGAGGACGACTCTTGCCCTCCATCACCTCTCCAGTGGGCATCTGAAGTGGGTAGAACAACTCCCAGAAAG TGACAGCATCCACTACCAGATGGTGTATTCCTACGGCTCTGGGGTGGTGTGGGCCCTCGGCATCGTTCCCTTTAGCCACGTGAACATTGTCAAGTTTAACGTGGAAGATGGAGAGATTGTTCAGCAG GTCAGGGTTTCGACTCCATGGCTGCACTGTCTTACCGGAGCCTGTGGCCTGGTGGATGAGGCTGTGCTGGTGTGCCCTGACCCAGGCTCACGATCCCTCCACACTTTGGCCCTGGAGACAGAGTGGGAACTGCGGCAGATCCCACTGCAG TCTCTTGACTTAGAATTTGGAAGTGGATTCCAACCCCGGGTCCTGCCAACACAGCCCACCCCAGTGGATCCTTCTCGGGCCCAGTTCTTCCTACAGTTGTCCCCAAATCACTATGCTCTGCTGCACTACCACCACGGGGCTCTGAGTCTGCTCAAGAACTTCCCCCAG ACTGCCCTGGTGAGCTTTGGCACCACTGGGGAGAAGACCGTGGCTGCAGTCATGACCTGTCGAAACGAAGTG GACTCGCTGGCTTGCTTCAACCAGACCTACACCATTAACCTCTACTTAGTAGAGACAGGTCGGCGACTGCTGGACACTGCAATTTCATTTAGCCTGGAACAGAATGATACTCGGCCAGAGCGG CTGTACATCCAGGTGTTCTTGAAGAAGGATGACTCAGTTGGCTACCGGGCCTTGGTACAGACGCAGGATCACCTGCTCCTTTTTCTGCAGCAGCTGG CAGGGAAGGTGGTGTTGTGGACCCGGGAAGagtccctggcagaagtggtgtGCCTGGAAATGGTGGACCTCCCCCTGACTGGGGCGCAGGCTGAGCTGGAAGGAGAATTTGGCAAGAAGGCAG ATGGCTTGCTGGGGATGTTCCTGAAACGCCTCTCGTCTCAGCTCATCCTGCTGCAGGCGTGGACTTCACACCTCTGGAAAATGTTCTACGATGCTCGGAAGCCCCGAAGTCAGATTAAGAACGAGATCAACATCGACACCTTGGCCAGAGATGAGTTCAACTTGCAgaagatgatggtgatggtgacagcCTCAGGCAAG CTTTTTGGCATTGAGAGCAGCTCTGGCACCATCCTGTGGAAACAGTATCTACCCAGTGTCAAGCCAGACTCCTCCTTTAAACTGATGGTCCAGAGAACGACTGCTCACTTCCCCCACCCGCCCCAGTGCACCCTCCTGGTGAAGGACAAG GAAACAGGAATGAGTTCTCTGTACGTCTTTAATCCCATTTTTGGGAAGTGGAGTCAGGTGGCTCCCCCCGTGCTAAAGCGGCCCATCTTGCAGTCCTTGCTTCTCCCGGTCATGGATCAAGACTATGCCAAGGTGCTGCTGTTGATAGATGATGAGTACAAG GTCACAGCTTTCCCAGCCACACGGAATGTCTTGAGACAGCTACATGAGCTTGCCCCTTCCATCTTCTTCTATTTGGTGGATGCAGAGCAGGGACGGCTGAGTGGATACCGGCTTCGAAAG GATCTCACCACTGAACTGAGTTGGGAGCTGACCATTCCCCCAGAAGTACAGCGGATTGTCAAGGTGAAGGGGAAACGCAGCAGTGAGCATGTCCATTCCCAGGGCCGGGTGATGGGGGACCGCAGTGTGCTCTACAAG AGCCTGAATCCCAACCTGCTGGCCGTGGTGACCGAGAGCATGGATGTCCACCATGAACGCACCTTCATTGGCATCTTCCTCATTGATGGTGTCACTGGGCGTATCATCCACTCATCTGTGCAGAAGAAAGCCAAGGGCCCTGTCCATATTGTGCATTCAGAGAATTGGGTGGTG TACCAGTACTGGAACACCAAGGCGCGGCGCAACGAGCTTACTGCACTGGAGCTCTACGAGGGTACCGAGCAGTACAATGCCACCGCCTTCAGCTCCCTGGACCGTCCCCAGCTGCCCCAGGTCCTCCAGCAATCCTACATCTTCCCCTCCTCCATCAGTGCCATGGAAGCCACCATCACTGAGCGGGGCATCACCAGCCGACACCTGCTCA TTGGGCTCCCTTCTGGAGCAATTCTTTCCCTCCCCAAGGCCCTGCTGGATCCCCGGCGTCCTGAGATCCCAACGGAACAAAGCAG AGAGGAGAACCTAATCCCGTATTCTCCAGACGTACAGATACATGCAGAGCGGTTCATCAACTACAACCAGACGGTCTCCCGGATGCGAGGCATCTACACAGCTCCTTCAGGCCTGGAGTCCACTTGTTTG GTTGTGGCCTATGGTTTGGACATTTACCAAACTCGAGTCTACCCATCCAAACAGTTTGATGTCCTGAAGGATGACTATGACTATGTGTTAATCAGCAGTGTCCTCTTTGGCCTTGTTTTTGCCACCATGATCACTAAGAGACTGGCACAGGTGAAACTCCTGAATCGAGCCTGGCGGTAA